The Alphaproteobacteria bacterium genome has a window encoding:
- a CDS encoding extensin family protein, which produces MAGCVPQRPPQIASLEVGDIASVGTDVVYATEGSCQELLRARGAVFEPSESFHTGRGCGIDEPVIFRTGAAELGPDAELECEMALKWLQFDQEVVQPLAQEVFAQPVSYVHQLSDYACRVSTGNRAKLSQHSHGLALDVAAFEMPDGQTISVENDFYASNKQGEFLRRLAERACGYFDTVLTPNSDRYHYNHFHLDLGSGGICSL; this is translated from the coding sequence TTGGCGGGTTGCGTCCCGCAGCGTCCTCCACAGATTGCATCGCTGGAGGTCGGCGACATCGCCAGCGTCGGCACCGACGTGGTCTATGCGACCGAGGGTTCGTGCCAGGAGTTGCTGCGTGCCCGCGGCGCAGTGTTCGAGCCGAGCGAGTCCTTCCACACCGGTCGCGGCTGCGGCATCGACGAGCCCGTCATCTTCCGCACCGGCGCTGCCGAGCTGGGTCCGGACGCCGAGCTGGAATGCGAAATGGCGTTGAAATGGCTGCAGTTCGACCAGGAGGTCGTGCAGCCGCTGGCGCAGGAAGTGTTCGCGCAGCCGGTCAGCTACGTCCACCAGCTCAGCGACTATGCCTGTCGGGTCAGCACCGGCAACCGGGCCAAGCTGTCCCAGCATTCCCACGGCCTGGCGCTGGACGTGGCCGCGTTCGAGATGCCCGACGGCCAGACGATCAGCGTCGAGAACGACTTCTATGCGAGCAACAAGCAGGGCGAATTCCTGCGTCGGCTCGCCGAGCGCGCCTGCGGCTACTTCGACACCGTGCTGACGCCGAACTCGGACCGCTACCACTACAACCACTTCCATCTCGACCTGGGCAGCGGCGGAATCTGCAGCCTGTAG